The Actinomyces viscosus genome segment ACAGAGGCATTGGGATGTCGGAGCCCCAGATGGGGTGGCCCAGGAAGATCGTGTCGTAGCCGCTCATGTCCGGAAGCTTCTTGATCTGCGGACGCGCTTTGTCGTCCTGCTCCTTCTGCGCCTTGTCACTGAGCCGCTGATGGTCCAGCGGGTAGGCCTCAACGGTTTCGATCCGCGTCGTCTGCGCCCCGGTTTCCTGGGCGATGAGCTGGGCGACGTACTGGGTGTTGCCCAGGGCCTTGCCGTCCACCACGACGACGGAGTTCTCCTCCTCCTCAGTCAGGCCGGTCGTCTTGTCCGTCTCAGGCATGGAGAAGTAGACGACGATCGTGCGCGAGGAGTCGGTTGCGATGGCGACCTGCGTGGTCTGCCCGCGAGGCGCGTCCGCCTCATCCTCCCGTCCCAGGATCGAGCACCCGCCGATGGCCGCAAGGGCTGTGGCTGAGGACAGGGCGATGAAGGAACGGCGCGCAGTAGGTTGCGACATATCGGTGACCTCCAGTTGTCAGGATGTTTCAGAGCGATCGGGTCTCGCTGATGACGAAGCGCTGCTCACGAGCGGCCTCCTTGTACTCGAAGGACGTGGTCATGAACGACTCCGTTCGCGGTAAAGGACGAAGGCGCGTAGAGCGCCTGGACGGTAGGCCCGGACGTGCTCATCACCGCCCCTGTGCGGTGACCGAGCACGTCTCGTCGGAGAGTGTGCGAGCGCTAACTATTCTGCCGGTTCGTTCTGCGCTGCGCCAGGTATCGGCAGTGCCATGTTGCGGACCACTCTCTCGGTGGCTTCCCGGGATCGATCTAGTGCGAATTTCGTACTAACGACGTATGGTGTTGGGCGAAGGCCACGTCACGTTCCCTCACGATGGAGAGCCTTCACTGCGGAGAAGCGAGTCCAGGAGAGTCTCATGAGTCGGATCGTTCAGTACCGGAGGATCGGCGGCCCCGAGGTGTTGGAGGAGGCTGAGGTCCCTGATCCGGAACCGGGCGACGGCGAGGTGCGGGTCGCCGTTCACGCCGTCGGTCTCAACCCCATCGACTTCAAGACCTTCGGCGGGGACCTGCGCGTCGTCGAGAACATTCAGCGCCTGATCCATCCCGTGCGCAACGGCCGCACGCCTCGTTTCCCTCGGGGTGTCGCCCACGACTTCGCCGGCATTGTCGAGGCCGTCGGTGCGGGTGGGGCACGCACGGCGAGTTCGGGAGGGTTGCACGTCGGGGACGCCGTGCTCGGAACCCTGAGGAGCGCTCCGGGTCAGGTGAGCCCCCGGGGCGCGCTCGCCACCGAGCTGATAGCACCCGTCGGTGACCTCACCGTGAAGCCGAAGGACATGAGCTTCGAGGTGGCGGCCTCTCTGGGGGTCGCCGCGCAAACCACCTGTGGGGCGTTCAGGCGACTGGACTTGCAGGCGCAGGACGTCGTGGTCATCAGCGCTGCTGCCGGCGGTGTGGGCTCTCTCGCCGTGCAGGTGGCCGTCAGCCGGGGTGCCACGGTCATCGGGATCGCGAGCGAGCGCAACGCCGACTACCTCCGCCGCCTGGGGGCCATTCCCGTGGCCTACGGTGACGGGCTGCTCGACCGACTGCGCAAGGCTGCGCCGTCACCGGTGACGAAGCTTTTCGACTGCTACGGAGGCGACTACACCGGGCTCGGATTCGCTCTGGGCCTGTCGGGTCACTCCATCGGTACCTTGGTCCCCTCGCCTCGGGCACTCCTGAGGGGCGCGCAGTTCACCGGAGCCCGGCACGCTCAGCCGGGCGATCTTGACGCGGTCGCGCACCTGGTGGCCGACGGGGTGATCACGGTGGAGACAGCCGGCCTGTACCCGTTTACGCTTGAGGCCGTCCGGACTGCTTACGAGGAGCTGGCCGGGGGACATGTCCGCGGCAAGCTCGTTGTCAGCGTGCGTTGACAGGTGCTTTGCACCGATAGCGACGTCGGCTCTGCAGGAGGAGGATCGTTTGGGGCAGCCGCTTCACGATCAGCGTCTGATTCGGGCGCTGCGCGCCATGAACAGCGAGCTGGCCGCCAGCAACCGCGCCGTTGCAGGCCGACTGGGACTCAATGAGAGCGATCTGGCCGTCCTGGACATTCTGCACCGGGAGGGCCCGCAGACGCCGACCGCGCTGGCTCGTCGCACACGGATGGCGACGACGACGATGGCCAGCGTCCTGGGTCGGCTGAGCCGCGACGGATGGATCGAGCGCCGTCCCAGCAAGAAGGACCTGCGTTCCTTCACCATTCAGGTGGCCAGTACGGACCGGCTGGCTACGGTGTTCCGTCCTGCGAACGAGCAGCTGACTGCCCTGGTTCAGGACTGGCCCGCTCCCCAGGTCGATCAGCTGGTCGCCTTCCTCGAGGACGCGACGGCGGTGATCCGTGAGTCAGCGGACCGACTCGCCACCGACTGAAACAACGGATTAGGCATGATCTTCAATTCGTCGACCACTATGCCAACAGGATAGAAACTCCTGAAAACAATTCAACACTCTTCGTTGAGCAGCCTCATCAATACCGTCTCCAGCGACGGTACCCGAGTTTTTGCCGCAGCCCAGACAATTCGACCATCTACACTGCCATACTCATGGGCGATGATATTGCGCATACCAATAATCTGATGAAGGTCGGGAATTTTGTCAGCCGCGTGTTGATCGGATCGCCGTACCCTATTCAGCGCCTCACCGAGGATCTCGATCTGCCGCTCAACAGCAGAGCTCAACATCAGATTTGACAGGTACTCCTCCTCACTCACACCCTGCATGAATCATCCCAGGGCCTGCACTGCCTGAAGAGCATCCCAAACGTGAGCATAGGACTCAGGCCGCATAGACATCCTCAGCGTTCCTCAGCACCGAGGACTTGAAGTAAGGATTCTTGACCGACTCCGCAACGATCAGGTCAATCTTCCTGCCGAAGATCCTCGTCAACTCATCCTGCAGACCAAAGAAATCGGCAAATCGATCCTCGCGCCCCGCTTGGAAGTCAACAAGAAAATCGATGTCGCTGGCATGAGGATCGAAACGATCGGTCAGCACTGAGCCAAAAAGACGCAGTCGAGCAACACCGAACCGGGCGCACGCCGCCGACAGCGCTTGAGCATCAATCGCCACTCTTGCAGACACACGGCTATTCTCTCAGAACTGCTGGAACCTGGCCAGGGAGCTCGGCGCAGCGAAGGCAGACAAGCTCCCCAACCACCATCAGCCCGGAGAAAGGGCCTACCTCACGGCGCGCAGGTAGCGGTCACGGCCAGTGAGGTCCTTACCGGTCTCGGCCTGCTTGAAGCCGGCTCCGAGCGCGGCCGCCCGCAGCAGCGCCCCCTGCTCATGGTCGTGCTCCATGACGAGCACGCCGCCGGTGCGCAGCAGGGCGACCGAGCGCACGAGGACGTCGACCGGGATGTCCAGCCCGTCGGGCCCACCGCCGTAGAGCGCCACGGTGGGTTCATGGCGGGAGGTCTCCGTGTCCTCCACGGCGCCGGCCGGCACGTAGGGCGGGTTGGAGACGACGACGTCGACCAGCCCGTTGAGATCGTGCAGGACCAGCGGGTCGGTGGCGTCGGCGTGGATCACCTCGACACGTCCGGGAACCAGCCGCTCGCAGTTCTCGCGGGCCAGGGCCGCGGCCGTCTCGCTGATCTCGACGGCGACCACCCGGGCGCCCGGCACCTCCTTGGCGATGCAGGCGGCGATCGCGCCCGAGCCGGTGCACAGGTCGGCGGTGAGGACCACTCCCCCGCCGTTGGTCATCACCTCGCGGGCGGCCTCGATGGCGGCTCCGGCCACCACCTCGGTCTCCGGGCGCACGATGAACACGCCGGGGCGGCTGATGAGCTCGGCGCCCCGCAGCCACATGCGCCCGATGATGTGCTGGAGCGGCTCACGGCACTCGCGGCGCAGCACCAGCGCGTCGTAGGCGGCCGGGAAGTCGCCGTCGGCGCCGTCAGCCAGGAGGAGGGCCCGCCCCAGCAGGTGCTCGGCCAGGATCCGGGCGTCGACCTGGGGACTGGTCACTCCGGCCGCCGCCAGCCGTCCGGCCGCCTGGCGCACCAGCGCCCGCAGCCCGTAACGGTCC includes the following:
- a CDS encoding flavodoxin codes for the protein MSQPTARRSFIALSSATALAAIGGCSILGREDEADAPRGQTTQVAIATDSSRTIVVYFSMPETDKTTGLTEEEENSVVVVDGKALGNTQYVAQLIAQETGAQTTRIETVEAYPLDHQRLSDKAQKEQDDKARPQIKKLPDMSGYDTIFLGHPIWGSDIPMPLYTFLEQTDLKGKTVVPFSTHGGSGLAGTPEAIAGAASGATVSDHALSVSRDQMDGAPQAVTSWLSELGL
- a CDS encoding NADP-dependent oxidoreductase gives rise to the protein MSRIVQYRRIGGPEVLEEAEVPDPEPGDGEVRVAVHAVGLNPIDFKTFGGDLRVVENIQRLIHPVRNGRTPRFPRGVAHDFAGIVEAVGAGGARTASSGGLHVGDAVLGTLRSAPGQVSPRGALATELIAPVGDLTVKPKDMSFEVAASLGVAAQTTCGAFRRLDLQAQDVVVISAAAGGVGSLAVQVAVSRGATVIGIASERNADYLRRLGAIPVAYGDGLLDRLRKAAPSPVTKLFDCYGGDYTGLGFALGLSGHSIGTLVPSPRALLRGAQFTGARHAQPGDLDAVAHLVADGVITVETAGLYPFTLEAVRTAYEELAGGHVRGKLVVSVR
- a CDS encoding MarR family winged helix-turn-helix transcriptional regulator, whose translation is MNSELAASNRAVAGRLGLNESDLAVLDILHREGPQTPTALARRTRMATTTMASVLGRLSRDGWIERRPSKKDLRSFTIQVASTDRLATVFRPANEQLTALVQDWPAPQVDQLVAFLEDATAVIRESADRLATD
- a CDS encoding HepT-like ribonuclease domain-containing protein, whose amino-acid sequence is MSEEEYLSNLMLSSAVERQIEILGEALNRVRRSDQHAADKIPDLHQIIGMRNIIAHEYGSVDGRIVWAAAKTRVPSLETVLMRLLNEEC
- a CDS encoding nucleotidyltransferase family protein, with the protein product MSARVAIDAQALSAACARFGVARLRLFGSVLTDRFDPHASDIDFLVDFQAGREDRFADFFGLQDELTRIFGRKIDLIVAESVKNPYFKSSVLRNAEDVYAA
- the prmC gene encoding peptide chain release factor N(5)-glutamine methyltransferase, with product MVPELCGGAPAGAVDRYGLRALVRQAAGRLAAAGVTSPQVDARILAEHLLGRALLLADGADGDFPAAYDALVLRRECREPLQHIIGRMWLRGAELISRPGVFIVRPETEVVAGAAIEAAREVMTNGGGVVLTADLCTGSGAIAACIAKEVPGARVVAVEISETAAALARENCERLVPGRVEVIHADATDPLVLHDLNGLVDVVVSNPPYVPAGAVEDTETSRHEPTVALYGGGPDGLDIPVDVLVRSVALLRTGGVLVMEHDHEQGALLRAAALGAGFKQAETGKDLTGRDRYLRAVR